The following nucleotide sequence is from Trifolium pratense cultivar HEN17-A07 linkage group LG2, ARS_RC_1.1, whole genome shotgun sequence.
CGACAGGATATGGtgtagggggggggggggtgggggGGGTGGGTGAAGAAATTGAGTAAAATTAGCCGACAGTGAACTGGGCCAGGGCCCAGGAGTCCGCAAATTAGAAATATCTCTATCTACCGTGGTTCAAAGTTATCTATCGTTTCGTTACTGAGTAatataatactcagaagaataataaaaaataaaataaaataaaataaaaataaaacagtgGTTTTGTTGGTTCCCTCCCgcacaagaagaagaagaagaagaagaagaaagagtaTGGAAATGGTAGGAAACACGTCACTTCCTTTACTTCTCCCAAACCCACCACCCTCTCCTCCTTCTACTTCGAAACCATTCTCAATTACAACACATCTCATTAACAACGATTTCAATTCTTCTACTTCTTCACACTCCCGTAACCGTATCTCCATCAGCAAGTCCTCCGACCCCAACTCCGGCAAGCCATGGAACAATCATAACCTTTCTTCTACAGGTAAGAATATTCTAAATACTTTACtaaactcttcttcttcttctttcgaTGATTCAATTCACCTCGACCTTATTTTGGGTCCCCTTTTCACCCAACCTCATCCACAACCCACAATTTTGTCTCGTGATATTCTCGCTATTATCAAGGCTTTAGGCTTTACTAAAAAAACTGAACTTGCTTTCGCCGTTTTTGATTGGGTTCGCAACCGCCAAGGTTCTACTAATCTTTTGACCGCTTCTTCAATTGCCGTTATAGTTAAAATTCTAGGCAAAGCTGGTCGTGTCTCTTCAGCTGCATCGTTGCTTCACACTCTCCAAACCGATGGTTTTCAGATTGATGTTTATGCTTATACTTGTTTGATAACTGCTTATGCAAGTAATGGTAGGTACAACGATGCTATTTCTGTGTTTCATAAGATGCAACGAGATGGTTGCACTCCTACTCTCATtacttacaattccattttgaATGTTTATGGTAAAATGGGTATGCCTTGGTCTCGTGTTACTTCACTTGTTCATTCTATGAAAACAAATGGAATTGCTCCTGATTTGTACACTTACAATACCCTTATTACTTGTTGTCGCCGGGGTTCTCTCTACGAAGAAGCTGTTAATGTGTTTCACCATATTAAGTCCGCTGGATTTGTCCCTGACAGGGTTACATATAATGCATTATTAGATGTTTTTGCAAAGTCTAGACTCCCCGAAGAGGCTATGCAGGTTCTTAAAGACATGGAAAGTAGCGGCTTCTCTCCAACTATTGTTACTTTCAATTCATTGATATCCGCTCATGTTAGAGGTGGTTTGTTGGAGGAAGCATCACACCTTAAAATTCAGATGGCGGAGAAAGGGATTAAGCCTGATGTTTTTACCTACTCCACACTTTTATCCGGGTTTGTGGAGGCTGGGAAAGATGATTTTGCTTTTAAAGTCTATGAAGAAATGAAAGTGGCCGGATGCAAACCAAATATTTGCACCTTTAATACCCTTATCAAGATGCACGGTAATCGTGGGAAGTTTGTGGAAATGATGAAAGTTTTTGAGGATATAAAGGAATGTGGATGTTCTCCCGATATTGTTACTTGGAACACCCTTTTGGCCGTGTTTGGACAGAATCAAATGGACTCCGAAGTAGCAGGAGTATTTAAAGAGATGAAGAGGTCGGGGTTTGTGCCTGAGAGGGACACATTCAATACTCTAATTAGTGCATACAGCAGATGCGGTTCATTCGATCAAGCAATGGCTGTTTATAAAAGCATGCTGGAAGCTGGAGTGTCTCCTGATCTCTCTACTTACAACGCTGTTTTAGCCGCCTTGGCTCGAGGAGGGTTTTGGGAACAATCTGAGAAAATTATTGCTGAAATGAAGTATCGTCATTgtaaacctaatgagttaacATATTCTTCTCTACTTCATGCATATGCTAATGGTAAGGAGATTGATAGGATGAAAGCACTTGGTGAGGAGATTTACGATGGCTCTATCGAAACACACCCGGTTCTGTTGAAGACCCTTGTTCTAGTATGTAGCAAGAGTGACCTCCTAAAGGAAACAGAACGTGCTTTTTCTGAATTAAGGAAAATTGGAATTACACCCGACCTAACTACTCTGAATGCAATGATTTCAATATATGGGAGGAAGCAGGTGGTGTCCAAGGCCAATGAGATTTTGGACTTCATATATGAGAATGGTTTTACTCCAAGTTTGACCACATATAATAGCTTGATGTATATGTACAGCCGTTCTGAGAAGTTCCAAAAACCAGAAGAAATCTTGAGGATGATTCTGAAGAAAGGTATGAAACCagataaaatttcatataatacTGTTATTTATGCATATTGCAAAAATGGTAGGATGAAGGAGGCTGTGAGGATATTTTCCGAAATGAAAGATTCTGCACTTGTTCCAAATGTTGTAACTTACAACATATTCGTTGCAAATTATGCTGCTGACTCATTGTTTGTTGAGGCGATTGATGTTATTCGATACATGATCAAGCAGGGATGTAAGCCAGACCAGAATACTTATAACTCCATTGTAGATTGGTATTGTAAGCACAAACGGCAAGAGGAGGCAAACAGTTTTGTGAAAAACCTTGGCAATATTGACCCACATGTTTCCAAGGAGGAGAAAAGTAGGTTATTGAAGAGAATGACAAGGGGATTGCGATGAGTTGGTGATGACTTGCTTGAAGGTTTACAAGAATTTGGACTATCATGTTATATATACTATGTTTGGGTATGAAGTTTGGTGGTTCACCCAATTTAGTAGTAAACGGGAGGTGTTCCTTCACTGCAGCTTATTTGGAGAAAAAGGTAGCAGTATGTCTGCTCATTGATGCTTGCTGGTTTGGTTGTACATAAAGATGGGAAATTAAAGAacagaaagagaagagagattGATTGGTATTGAATATTATTCAATTCCATGTAGATAATAAACTATATAGCCATGCTATCAAGAAAAAAACATGTGCAGGAAAGGCTGTTGTTGTGATTTGATTTGTCATGTAGTGTAACTGTAACCActtatatatatgaattattattctttttttaggaGCTTTATTAAAGATTATTCCTGCAGCTACGAGCTTTATCAAAGAACATATCTTTCATCTAGCATTCTTTTGTGGCTACTACTTACTAGTTTTATGTTGTAAAACTATGTTTTACGGTTACTAGTTTCATGTTTTTGTCTCTTGGAAATTCTCAATTAAAGGAATTACGTGAAATCATCACTGCTGTTTAATAAACCGAttcatctatctatctattacTAATAAGAAAACTACTACGTGAGTTTTATTCGTCTTGTTTGATTTAAAGAGGAAAAAGTAGTAATAATAAGGGGACTCAAACTCCCAAGACATCATACCATATTGGAGATGATGAGTCTTTCTCATTTCATTGTTACTGCTTTATGAGTAAAGCTTGCCTCCTCCAGTCCCCGCTTTTGCTCTTTTCACTTGTAATTTAGCTTTCTGTCATTATGTGTCTAGTGTTTATTGTGCATGCCTTGCTAAAGAAGGATTTTTTTATCAATGTGAACTTGAAGATTTAGCCTTGATTACAGAATCTACTTATAGAGTTTCCTCAACAACTGGGCTTTCACAGGTGGTTTAAAATTTACTCCTGCACATAAAAAGGTGAATAATCGCCTCTCATCAATAGCAGCAGCCTTCCCTTGGGAGTGGATGAAATATGAGGTATTCATCAAATAATTACACTATACATATGAAAGTCTTAGAATATCTCAACCAACTGTAGTATCTGACTGAGTTTGTGGTAGCAAATGATTGAATGTTGAGTTATTGTAAAAGCACTGACTGTGTTGCAATCATTAGAAATTGCTAGATGTGTTATGTTTTTACATTAGATCTGCAGATAATGACCTATTTTTCTTGCTATATATAATCTTTGTTCTACAAACATATATTTTCATCGTGCAAGTTGTTGGTGTACGGTGTATGTTAGTGTTGTAAATTTCAGAGTACCAAGTTCGATTCCTACTCatcatgaaaatgaattttatacATGCATCCAATCATAGCTCATTATTATGTCATGGGTAACATGTGGTTAAATTACACGGGTAAATTTTTTATACGCTTGCATGCATACCAATGTCATTTAACAATGACATTAGCTGATAAAATTGTGGACATATGACTGcaagtaataatatatatttataaaaatggcTAAAATCTTATAGTTTTATGGTACTTATTATTGTGGAACCAGTTAGTTACGGATTACTCAAgtagttttatatatatataatgattactTATGTAGGTACTTGTGATTATTTATTATATGGTGGTGAAGCATGCTGGGGCTGAAAGCACTACATATATAACATAGTatagtatatttattttctgGTGATGATGGAGGCATGTAATACATTACATTAGTTCATttaatttgaacaaattaagTTGATTCATATagttcaatttattttcttgtgaTTGTTGTTCACTTCACACTCCACAGTAGCTAATGAACAGGTCTCATTCGTTTCTGAAGCAACAGGTCTCGGGGAAGGTGGCAGCATCCTCAGGAACATCTTCCATTACCCAGTCATGGCCAACAGGGAAGTAAATTCCAGTCCTTGGGTGTGGAACCCACAAGCATGAATATGATGAATTCAGTACTGCCCTCTTCCCTGTACTACCACCACTCTTTGTCTTTAGATCAGCCGGCTGCTGCGTCCCAGCTTCTCTTCCTAAGTATTTGCTGATCAGTCCAGTACTAGTCTCCGCTCCCTTAGCTGTTCTCCTGCACCCAACCGATATTGTAGTAAGTTTCaatcactcactcactcactcactcactcactcacaatTTCATCATTAGTTAAAGGAATCAATAAATTACTATAGTTTTATTGAATTGAAGATAATAATAGTTACCTGAGATGCAGCAACACGTTGGATCTGCCCATGAATCAAACTAATTGATATGAAGAAATAGTATTATTGTCTagaaaatatatgtgaaaacTTGGCAATATTCACACAGGGTGCAGTGATGGCTATTTATAATGTACTAGTAACATGGTCTTGCAAATACGGATCCAATAGCTAGAGAGAATAAATTCTTTTGCACATGAGCAtgcaaacaacaaaaatatgcaCATATGTTCTTTTGCGGAAAATCAATCTAAGTTTCATTATAAGCCCTTGCTTTTCCCATTCCCCCCTCCAACAAATTCAATATGGATTAAACGAATGTCTATTTTCTTACCAAGTATAGAAATGAATATTAACGTCCATTTCTTGCTTCTAGATCTATAGTCATATTTGTTAGGGAATAATATATCATCACAATATTATCTCCGAGTAAAATGCGTGTGCGAATAAACACCATGCATGGATCAATCAATAATTATACACCATGGATTTAGTCTCAAAGTAATGtaatcttcattttattttgccTCAAACAAAGTAAAACTCAATTAGCTTTATCTTCTTTTTGATACATCGTATGTGCTTACTCTGTTctaatatcatatcatatatcatattccACTCTCTCATATTAGGCTAGGCccgtttgtttttttaaaaaaatattaattaattctttttatGTTCTAGTTATGTTTGTGTGTACTAAATCATGTTGAAAATGTATTAGTTATTTCAGTTAACTTTTGAAGAAAATCATCTTTTATGGAAAGGAGAAAAATGTGTCTCATTTTTTCAACCATATtgataacaatttatttttatgagaagataacaatttattttaatatatacagttttttttatttgaatatgttttttaaaaaaagtataaacCATAATTGAAAAAGTATTCAAGCAAAAAACTAtacatattaaaattaattttcattaatATGGTTGAAAAAATTGacacatttttctcttttatatttGAACAGTAAAATTTATTCAGActccaaaattgattttaacttAAAGTTAGAATTTGTAGTTTTTGAGTTTAAATGCGATTTTTAcactaaaatttattatttaactcatttttacataaatatatctaaacataatcaaaatcatttttttaaggaCCATCCATTACATTAGAAATGCTCTATGCAATGCAGAATGAGGATGAGAAAAGACGTTAAGGAACTATCAATAATTCTTTGCCAATGAGATGGATAAAAGACAAACTTGAAGGGGTGTGGTTAACATTTCAGCAAAACTTATGGGAAGCAAGTGTAATTTGGTCAAAGTAAATTGATAAAACCACACCATTAATCCGGATTTAGATTCTCTCCCGTTAATCCAAATCGCAATAAGACTAGGATTAGCTACAGTTGCCATTTAACGCACTATGACGTAGTGAGTGATCTCAACCATTGATTTTAAACCGAACGGTTTTAATTACATAGTCAAAAATAACTATAAACaatctcaattatttatttaagatttgACGGCTAAAATTAGTTACTGCATGCTACTGCGTCTTGCTATTACATCAGAAAATCCAaattgcaatattttttttcttataagaaaGTGCTTAAAGCATATTATTGAATAAAATGTGTTCAATACAATTTGGGATATCAATCAGAATTTGGACACTAGCTGAAAATGGGGCCGCTGTAGCAAGTGCGTACACAACCTCATTTGTTTGACTCCTTACAAATTCAACACTAGAGTTTACATAAAAAGGGGAAAAGATAACTTTACAATTTTGAATAACATCACAAAACTCCGTAAAGTCTTTCATGTGAGAACGGAAACTATCAACTACCAATTTGAAGTCTAGTTTAAAATCAATTGGACTCAAGTTGAGTTCATGCACCCACCGTAAAGCAGAGAGAAGACCAAGAGTTTCTCCAATGTGAAATTTGTGTCTTGGTTCAAACCATTCAGTTTTAACAAGAATAAAAGCACATGTGGTCTATCCCCGTGACagagacatcacattatatatgcagcaGTCGGGATTCAAACActagacactccacttattcaccttaaaaaggtGGAATTTATAGCCGTCAGACTactggaaaaaaaaacatgtcttgGTTCAAACCATTCACGTATAATGTGAAATTTGTGTCTTGGCTCAAACCATTCACGTATACAAATTCTAATTTCAATACGGTTGTTATTAGATGGAAATGAAGcatcaatattacattttaCTCTCTCTGGTGCTGGTTTTTTCCACTTAATCACAGTGGTTTCAACTTGCACATCTAACGCAGTAGCGGCTGGTTCGGGTCCATGTGTTTTGACTGTCCTACAATTAAAAAACAAGTGAAGAGTATCATCATCATGATCCTCACATGAAACACATTCTGTGGGGGCATTCGATACCCTCGTCTCGAAGCTGGACATGTGTAGAACAACAACCACGACACATTCGCCACaataaattcttaatttttggAGGTGCATTGATTTGCCAAAGCAAATGCAACGGTCCATTAACACGAAGATGAGAAATGTTGTTGGAACATTGTTGAACAAGTTAGCAACTTAGCTACTTGTATGATGAACTTGGCATAGATGTAAACACAAGTGAAAGAACTAAaggtgtgaatttgaaaaagttcacttttaagtcccacattggatgggTCACTACctttagtagtgtttatataccacaaagtggcaaccaagggtgtgcccttggggtacccacttttgtaagaaagggagaccgcacacaatgtcgaatatcacacgcgcgcgcgcgcgccgccgccgccgGCCGGCTCGGCTCGGTTCGGTTCGGGCCTGGGCTTGGTgatatcttaatttttaataCTCAGAAGTGGaaaaaaaactgcaattaaTTTTCACGTTAAAAACTGcaactctctcttctctctctcaatattcttacttcaaattattttttcttgttgtttcagAGAAAGTGGTTTACCACTTCGAATTGATATTTGCATATCAATCTAGACTGGTTCGTAGTAACCATCGGAGGTGTTTTTCTGGCCGTttactacagtgcagtagttaaCGGTATTTCGCTTGAattggctgttttatcctggggacttcacggttgatagtctaccttgcacaatttgggtagtgccgtgaaacgtcttaaagagagcgtatcgaACCGCGACTCGGCCGATAAATTCACAGttgctattattttcaaaaacgaTTTTCAAAacgaaaaataacaattttaagacgtttcaaaCTATCATGGCAACTGAAGAAGTTATCGGTAATTCTGCTGTTGGTAACACTGAGAAACCGTTTATTTTTGAAGGTCTTCATTTCAAACGTTggcaacaaaaaatgtttttctttctaACTTTGAAAAAATGTGCCTACGTTCTGAAAGAGCCTATTCCTGTTGTTCCTGAAATCCCTGCTGCTTCTGGTTCAGGAACAAAGGACCAAACGGTTACCAACGGTGAAAAATCTGTGTCTGGTGAAAAAGATAGTGACACAGACCAGATAAGAGCCCAGGCTTTGCAAgctgaaaaggaaaaacaaatttggATCAGTCATGATTATGTTTGCAAAAACTACATAATTAATGGACTGGAAGATGACCTGTATGATTACTATAGAACATACAGTACTGCTCGTGATGTTTGGGAAGCACTGTCAAAGAAATATGATACTGAAGAGGCTGGTGTGAAAAAATATGCTGTGAGTCGGTACCTGAAGTACCAGATGGTGGATGAAAGGTCTGTAGAGGTGCAGTCTCATGAACTCCAGAAAATAGCTCATGAGATAATAACAGAAGGTATGCCTTTAGATGAACAATTTCAGATTGCTGTGATAATAGACAAGCTGCCCCCTGGTtggaaagattttaaaaatcagcttcgtcataaaacaaaagaattttCCATCGAGAGTCTGATTACTCGTCTTCGCATTGAAGAAGAGGCTCGAAAACAAGatcagaaagaagaagaaaaaattctcGTTGTCtccaacaacaaaaagaaattcggTGCGGCTCTGAAGCCTACGGGCAAACCTCTTAAGAATCAGAACCGCAATCAAAACCGGATTAAGAATGGGAACCCACCTAGGGCCCCATCTGTAAGGCAGCAACAGCCTCCACCTCCTCCTGTGAATGAATCTGGTGAATTCCTCTGTTTCAATTGCTGGAAACCAGGTCATGTAGCAAGAAAATGTAGAGGCAAGAAAAGGCCTAGACCTGCTGCTTTGAATGCTCAGGTAAATGCTACTGATGAAGCATATACTGCTATGATCACCGAAATTAATATGGTTGGTGTAACTGATGGATGGTGGATAGATACTGGCGCCACTCGCCATGTCTGTTATGAACGTGCTATGTTTAAAACATACACGAGTGCTGAGAACAAGAAAGTGCAGATGGGCAATGCCCACACTTCTGATGTTGCTGGTGTTGGAGAAGTTCAGCTGAATTTCACCTCAGGAAAGACTCTGATTCTGAAAGAAGTTTTACATGTTCCTGAGATGAAAaagaatcttgtttctggttttcttttgaataaggCTGGGTTTAGTCAGACTATTGGGGCAGACTTGTATaccatcactaagaatggtacttttattgggaaagggtacgccactgatggcatgtttaaattgaatgttgatttgaatttgaataaaatttctacttCCGTTTATTCCTTGTGTGATTTAAATGTTTGGCATTCTAGACTATGTCATGTTAATATTCGCTCTATTTCAAATTTAAGTCACTTAGGATTAattccaaaattaaattttgataatgtaGAAAAATGTCAATTTTGCAGTCAAGCTAAAATTACTAAAAGCTCACATAAATCAGTAATTAGACAATCTGAACCTTTGGAACTTatacattctgatatatgtgaatTAGATGGAACTTTaactagaaataacaaacgctattttatcacttttatagATGACTGTTCTGATTAtacatttgtttatttaatgaagAATAAAAGTGATGCATTTGATATGTTTAAAGTGTTTGTTAACGAAgttgaaaatcaatttaatacgaaaatcaaAAGATTTCGAAGTGATAGGGGAACtgaatataattctagtttatttaatgaattttataaacaacatggaattatacatgaaacgactgcaccatattcccctgaaatgaatggtaaagcagaaagaaagaataggacTCTTACTGAACTTGTCGTTGCTATTATGTTGAACTCTGGTGCCGCTGCCCATTGGTGGGGGGAAATTATTTTGACTGTTTGCTTTGTATTGAATAGAGTCCCCAAGTCTAAAGAAATGATCTCTCCATATGAGACATTAAAGAAAAGGCAaccaaacttgtcttatttgagaacttggggatgtctagcATATGTCCGTATTCCGGATCCGAAGCGAGTTAAACTtgctagtagagcctatgaatgtgt
It contains:
- the LOC123908274 gene encoding uncharacterized protein LOC123908274 — encoded protein: MGRSNVLLHLRRTAKGAETSTGLISKYLGREAGTQQPADLKTKSGGSTGKRAVLNSSYSCLWVPHPRTGIYFPVGHDWVMEDVPEDAATFPETCCFRNE
- the LOC123908273 gene encoding pentatricopeptide repeat-containing protein At5g02860 — translated: MEMVGNTSLPLLLPNPPPSPPSTSKPFSITTHLINNDFNSSTSSHSRNRISISKSSDPNSGKPWNNHNLSSTGKNILNTLLNSSSSSFDDSIHLDLILGPLFTQPHPQPTILSRDILAIIKALGFTKKTELAFAVFDWVRNRQGSTNLLTASSIAVIVKILGKAGRVSSAASLLHTLQTDGFQIDVYAYTCLITAYASNGRYNDAISVFHKMQRDGCTPTLITYNSILNVYGKMGMPWSRVTSLVHSMKTNGIAPDLYTYNTLITCCRRGSLYEEAVNVFHHIKSAGFVPDRVTYNALLDVFAKSRLPEEAMQVLKDMESSGFSPTIVTFNSLISAHVRGGLLEEASHLKIQMAEKGIKPDVFTYSTLLSGFVEAGKDDFAFKVYEEMKVAGCKPNICTFNTLIKMHGNRGKFVEMMKVFEDIKECGCSPDIVTWNTLLAVFGQNQMDSEVAGVFKEMKRSGFVPERDTFNTLISAYSRCGSFDQAMAVYKSMLEAGVSPDLSTYNAVLAALARGGFWEQSEKIIAEMKYRHCKPNELTYSSLLHAYANGKEIDRMKALGEEIYDGSIETHPVLLKTLVLVCSKSDLLKETERAFSELRKIGITPDLTTLNAMISIYGRKQVVSKANEILDFIYENGFTPSLTTYNSLMYMYSRSEKFQKPEEILRMILKKGMKPDKISYNTVIYAYCKNGRMKEAVRIFSEMKDSALVPNVVTYNIFVANYAADSLFVEAIDVIRYMIKQGCKPDQNTYNSIVDWYCKHKRQEEANSFVKNLGNIDPHVSKEEKSRLLKRMTRGLR